Below is a window of Flavobacterium sp. CFS9 DNA.
AAGGTATGCTGAAACCCGAAGATTTTAACGTTCGTCTTTTATCACAAAGAGAAATTGAGGGAGGAAGAACCATCGAAGAATCAGCAGATATGTTTGTGAGCATTATTTCCGGAAAAGGAAGTGAGGCTCAGAATAATGTGGTTTGTGCAAATGCGGCAATGGCTATTTCAACGGTAACCAAATGCTCTCCTCAGGAAGGTTTTAAGCAGGCTAAAGAAAGTTTGTTTTCCGGAAAAGGCTTAAAAGTTCTAAAAACATTACAAGAATTAAGCAAATAAAAAAATGTTTCAAGTTTCAGGTTTCAAGTTATTGGAGCGAACCTGAAACTTGAAACCTGAAACAAAAGATATGAATATACTCGATAAAATAATAATTGATAAAAAACGAGAAGTCGTCCTTAAAAAATCAATCATTCCGGTTTCACAATTGGAAAGTTCCATTTTTTTTGGAAAAGAAACGATTTCTTTAAGTCAAAAACTAAAGACAAGTTCGACAGGAATAATTGCCGAACACAAACGCCGTTCTCCATCTAAATCAGTTATCAATCATAACTTCACCGTGGAAGAAGTTGTCAAAGGATATGAAAATGCAGGTGCCTGTGGAATTTCGGTTTTAACTGACGGAAAATACTTTGGCGGCTCATTAGACGATTTACTTTTAGCGAGAGCGAGCGTCAATATTCCGCTTTTGCGAAAAGAATTTATCGTTGATGAATATCAGATCTTAGAAGCCAAAGCGTATGGAGCCGATTTAATTTTACTGATTGCAGCGGTTTTAACCCGAGAAGAAATTAAATCCTTATCCGAATTTGCCAAACAATTAGGGTTAGAAGTTTTACTGGAAGTCCACAATCAGGAAGAATTAGAGAAATCTATAATGCCAACCTTAGATATGATTGGTGTGAACAACAGAAATCTAAAAACTTTTGAAGTAAGTCTGGACTTCAGCAAACAGCTGGCCTCTCAGATCCCGAATGATTTTGTAAAAGTTTCAGAAAGCGGAATTTCGTCTGTTGAAGCAATTTCAGAATTAAGACCTTACGGTTACAGTGGTTTTCTAATTGGAGAAAACTTTATGAAAACAGACAATGCCGGACAGGCAGCAACTGAATTTATTAATCGGCTGTAAGCCATATCCTATAAGCAATAAGCTTTTAGCAAAAAATTAAATAAACAGCACAAAGTAAAAAGCCTAAAGCTTATTGCCTACTGCCTAAAGCATAAAAGAAATGAAACTAAAAATCTGCGGTATGAAATATCCCGACAATATACTCGAAACAGGAGCCCTCCTGCCCGATTATATGGGATTTATTTTCTGGGAAAAATCCGCACGTTATTTTGACGGAACGATTCCGGAATTGATTCATACCATCAAAAAAACCGGTGTTTTTGTAGATGAAACAGTTGATAACGTACTATCAACAGCAGACAAATATCATTTACAGGCCGTTCAGTTACACGGAAAAGAAACCGTAGAATTTTGTCAGGAATTAAAAGCTAAGATCGATGCCAAAATTGATGTGACTATTGAAATCATAAAAACATTCTCGATAGATGACGGTTTTGATTTTGAAGTGCTGGCACCTTTTGAAAAGGTTTGCGATTATTTCCTGTTTGATACAAAAGGAAAATTACCGGGCGGAAACGGAACTACTTTTGACTGGAAGATATTAGAAAATTATAAATCTGAAAAACCAATCTTCTTGAGCGGTGGCATCGGAATTGAAGAAATACCTGCGATAAAGAACCTCAAAGTACCTATTTACGCTATCGATGTAAACAGTAAATTTGAAATAGAACCAGGATTAAAAAATACAAGTCTATTAAAAAAGTTTCAGAAAAATCTAAAACCTGCTACTTTAAACCCAAAACAACTATACAATGAATTATAACGTTAACGAAAAAGGATATTACGGAGAATTTGGAGGGGCTTACATTCCCGAAATGCTTTATCCGAATGTAGAAGAATTACGTCAGAATTATCTAAAAATAACAAGCGAACCAGATTTTAAAGCAGAATTTGACCAATTACTGAGAGATTATGTAGGTCGTCCAAGCCCGCTTTATTTCGCAAAACGCTTATCAGAAAAATACAATACCAAAATCTATCTCAAAAGAGAAGATTTAAATCACACCGGAGCACACAAAGTCAATAATACGATTGGACAGATTCTGGTTGCCAAACGTCTGGGCAAAAAAAGAATTATTGCGGAAACCGGTGCCGGTCAGCATGGTGTAGCAACCGCTACAGTGTGCGCCTTGATGGGATTGGAATGTATTGTGTATATGGGTGAAATTGACATCGCACGTCAGGCACCAAACGTAGCCCGTATGAAAATGTTAGGCGCAGAAGTACGTCCGGCACTTTCAGGTTCCAAAACATTAAAAGATGCTACAAATGAAGCTATTCGTGATTGGATCAATAATCCGGTAGACACCCATTACATTATAGGTTCAGCAATTGGCCCGCATCCGTATCCGGATATGGTTACCCGTTTTCAAAGTGTTATTTCAGAAGAAATCAAATGGCAGTTAAAAGCAAAAGAAGGGCGTGAAAATCCTGATTATGTAGTGGCTTGTATTGGTGGAGGAAGTAATGCAGCCGGAACCTATTATCACTTTCTGCACGAACCTGAAGTTGGAATTATTGCCGTAGAAGCTGCCGGAAAAGGTGTCGACAGCGGTCATAGCGCTGCCACCAGTAAATTAGGAAAAATGGGG
It encodes the following:
- the trpC gene encoding indole-3-glycerol phosphate synthase TrpC translates to MNILDKIIIDKKREVVLKKSIIPVSQLESSIFFGKETISLSQKLKTSSTGIIAEHKRRSPSKSVINHNFTVEEVVKGYENAGACGISVLTDGKYFGGSLDDLLLARASVNIPLLRKEFIVDEYQILEAKAYGADLILLIAAVLTREEIKSLSEFAKQLGLEVLLEVHNQEELEKSIMPTLDMIGVNNRNLKTFEVSLDFSKQLASQIPNDFVKVSESGISSVEAISELRPYGYSGFLIGENFMKTDNAGQAATEFINRL
- a CDS encoding phosphoribosylanthranilate isomerase → MKLKICGMKYPDNILETGALLPDYMGFIFWEKSARYFDGTIPELIHTIKKTGVFVDETVDNVLSTADKYHLQAVQLHGKETVEFCQELKAKIDAKIDVTIEIIKTFSIDDGFDFEVLAPFEKVCDYFLFDTKGKLPGGNGTTFDWKILENYKSEKPIFLSGGIGIEEIPAIKNLKVPIYAIDVNSKFEIEPGLKNTSLLKKFQKNLKPATLNPKQLYNEL
- the trpB gene encoding tryptophan synthase subunit beta — encoded protein: MNYNVNEKGYYGEFGGAYIPEMLYPNVEELRQNYLKITSEPDFKAEFDQLLRDYVGRPSPLYFAKRLSEKYNTKIYLKREDLNHTGAHKVNNTIGQILVAKRLGKKRIIAETGAGQHGVATATVCALMGLECIVYMGEIDIARQAPNVARMKMLGAEVRPALSGSKTLKDATNEAIRDWINNPVDTHYIIGSAIGPHPYPDMVTRFQSVISEEIKWQLKAKEGRENPDYVVACIGGGSNAAGTYYHFLHEPEVGIIAVEAAGKGVDSGHSAATSKLGKMGIIHGCKTLLMQTPDGQITEPYSISAGLDYPGVGPMHAHLAQTGRGEFFSVTDDDAMNAGLQLTKLEGIIPAIESAHAFAVLDQKKFKPNDIVVISLSGRGDKDLDNYIEYFKL